Sequence from the Methanophagales archaeon genome:
AGAGGACGAATACCTGCAAGGGTGCCATCCCATACATGCTTATCCCTACCGGGATAGAAGCACGCAGCTCTCCAAAAGGGACCATTGCCATCAATGCTACCCTCACACATTCAAGCATGCTCATTTATTCAAAATAAAAAATAGTGTGCGAAAAAAAAGATAAGTTTTATACTTACTTATATGTCATCGTCATCCCCCTGTCTTCTGCTCCTCAGTGGCATTCACCAATATGTATGCAGACTGCCCTCCTGACTGCTTCACCTCGTACAATGTTCCTGATTCTACTATATCGCCAGTAACAGTGACCGTCTGGTCTGTTGGTGCCATCTTCAGCATCTTACCACGCTCGATTATCTGTTTCATCTTCTCGGGATTCGTGAGCGCCTCCTGCATTCCCATCTGTATCAGTACCATCACCAGCAGCCCAAGTCCGAATAGCATTGCTACATCGAACAGATTTGCAACACCGCTTAAAGGGTCTTCTTCCTCATGCAGTCTCTTGCTTCTGCTTCTGCCTCTACCTCTTCTATTTCCTCCACTTCCTCGTTTCAAATACCTCATTTGGGTCTTGTTTTCACCTCCTTCCTTTTTTTACCCTTTTTTCATCCACTCACCGTCAATTTTTACTACCCATTTATCCATTATCCCAAGCTTGTGAACTGTGTTCCGGATGATTAATATTGTTTTCGATGAAGTCATTCCACCAGATGCACCCACCCCCATTTATCCTCAAATGGATAACGATCTTGAGAACCAGAAACACCGGGGATATAATATGGCTGACTGCCGTTGCTCGGGTTATCCTCGCATACGTGGTCAGACCAGTAATTACCTCCTACAGGTAGACCCTTATCCCATGTATTACCAGTTTCTGAGTCGTAGGGGAGGTCGCTTTCGTATGCTTGATTAGTGTTG
This genomic interval carries:
- a CDS encoding DUF2149 domain-containing protein, translating into MRYLKRGSGGNRRGRGRSRSKRLHEEEDPLSGVANLFDVAMLFGLGLLVMVLIQMGMQEALTNPEKMKQIIERGKMLKMAPTDQTVTVTGDIVESGTLYEVKQSGGQSAYILVNATEEQKTGG
- a CDS encoding right-handed parallel beta-helix repeat-containing protein codes for the protein NNIVSNNKAGIHVCLSTGNTITNNTISSKSWYGIWFFMASENTIYHNNFENNTNQAYESDLPYDSETGNTWDKGLPVGGNYWSDHVCEDNPSNGSQPYYIPGVSGSQDRYPFEDKWGWVHLVE